The DNA segment TCGCTCGGGGTCAAGCCCGGGAGCATTCGCCTCGACCGCCGGTAAAGAATGATACCGTGGCCGCTGGGAACGACACGGCGCCTCCCCGGGGTTTATGCGAGCGCCGGGAGTAGATATCGAGAGCAACAGCTATGGCCGACGGAGACGCGGACCCGCTCGCGGAGTTCGAGTATCCCGCCGAGAAGCTCGTGTTGACAGACCGGCAGGCCGAAGTGCTCGCGCTCCGCGAGCGGGGGCTGACACAGGCCGAGATCGCCGATCGCTTCGATACGACGCGTGCGAACGTCGCGAACATCGAATCGAGCGCGCGAGACAACGCGGAGCAAGCGCGCAACACCGTCGCCTTTCTGGAGCTGTTAGACCCGCCAGTGGAGACCGAAATCGAGGCCCATACGTCGCTTTTCGACGTGCCACCGAGGGTGTACTCCGCGTGTGACGAGGCCGACGTCAAGGTCAACAGTTCCGCGGTCGAGCTGGTCGAGGAAGTGCGCTCGTCGGTCGCCGACGCAATCGAAGACAACATTCTCAAACGACCGATCCGAGTCTACGTCACGGAACGTGGCGATGTCCGGATCGCCGCCGGCAACTCGTCCGGTTCGTCATGACGAGCGCGCGAGATCAGTCGCCGG comes from the Halapricum desulfuricans genome and includes:
- a CDS encoding Tfx family DNA-binding protein, yielding MADGDADPLAEFEYPAEKLVLTDRQAEVLALRERGLTQAEIADRFDTTRANVANIESSARDNAEQARNTVAFLELLDPPVETEIEAHTSLFDVPPRVYSACDEADVKVNSSAVELVEEVRSSVADAIEDNILKRPIRVYVTERGDVRIAAGNSSGSS